Proteins from a single region of Novosphingobium sp. CECT 9465:
- the pal gene encoding peptidoglycan-associated lipoprotein Pal produces the protein MSRSLMIAGLAAVTLSLGACASKPKELPPEPGTANTTQTMPAPMQPTGPIPGSQADFLASVMSDTVNFDTDRYNIDASDQGILQSQAQWLGRYPAKSITIEGHADERGTRDYNIALGERRANSAKNYLVSLGIDASRISTVSYGKERPLALGSDEESWAKNRRAVTVTVN, from the coding sequence ATGTCCCGTTCGCTGATGATCGCCGGCCTTGCCGCCGTCACGTTGAGCCTTGGCGCCTGCGCGTCCAAGCCCAAGGAACTGCCGCCTGAACCCGGCACCGCCAACACCACACAGACGATGCCGGCACCTATGCAGCCGACCGGGCCAATCCCCGGCAGTCAGGCCGATTTCCTCGCTTCGGTAATGTCGGATACCGTCAATTTTGATACGGACCGCTACAATATCGACGCATCGGACCAGGGCATTCTGCAAAGCCAGGCGCAGTGGCTCGGCCGCTATCCCGCCAAATCGATCACCATAGAGGGCCATGCCGACGAACGCGGCACCCGCGATTACAACATTGCCCTTGGCGAACGCCGCGCCAATTCGGCCAAGAACTACCTCGTCAGTCTCGGCATCGACGCAAGCCGCATTTCGACGGTCAGCTATGGCAAGGAACGCCCGCTGGCGCTCGGTTCCGACGAGGAATCGTGGGCAAAGAATCGCCGCGCGGTTACCGTAACGGTCAACTAA
- a CDS encoding CCA tRNA nucleotidyltransferase encodes MVERLPAAEWTHREDLSALVDALDPQAQGHCRWVGGVVRDTILGIAAKDIDMATTLLPDEVVARLGGAGIKTVPTGIAHGTVTAVVSGGPVEITTLRRDVSTDGRHATVAFSTDWADDAARRDFTINALYADPRTLEVYDYHTGLGDLATRHLRFIGDARARIREDYLRILRYFRFQARFGSVPADAEAESAVAELAPGLKGLSRERVGWELIALLGLPDPAPTVTRMAELGVLAQVLPEVTTSGLEALAALTAHERNLGVKGTALRRLAALLPADPAMAEQVAPRLRLSIAQRKRLAAAAARDGHCNNPRALAYRIGIAEALDRLLLAGASIKALQDWDIPALPLKGGQIVARGISAGPEVARLLRAVEARWISEGFPDEARVMQMLDEELG; translated from the coding sequence ATGGTTGAGCGCCTTCCCGCTGCCGAATGGACGCATCGCGAAGACCTTTCCGCGCTTGTCGATGCGCTCGATCCGCAGGCTCAAGGCCATTGCCGCTGGGTTGGCGGCGTGGTGCGCGACACGATTCTGGGCATTGCCGCCAAGGACATCGACATGGCGACCACGCTGCTGCCGGACGAGGTGGTTGCGCGGCTGGGCGGTGCCGGGATCAAGACCGTGCCGACCGGGATTGCCCATGGCACGGTAACGGCCGTCGTCTCTGGTGGCCCGGTAGAGATCACCACGCTTCGCCGCGACGTGTCTACCGACGGGCGGCACGCAACGGTCGCCTTTTCCACCGACTGGGCCGACGATGCCGCACGCCGTGATTTCACAATCAACGCACTTTATGCCGATCCGCGCACGCTGGAGGTGTACGATTACCACACCGGGCTTGGCGATCTGGCAACGCGCCACTTACGCTTCATCGGCGATGCCCGCGCACGTATTCGCGAGGATTACTTGCGCATCCTGCGTTATTTCCGGTTTCAGGCGCGGTTCGGATCGGTTCCCGCGGACGCAGAAGCAGAAAGCGCCGTTGCAGAACTGGCGCCCGGCCTGAAGGGACTTTCGCGCGAACGGGTGGGCTGGGAACTGATCGCCCTGCTGGGGCTGCCCGACCCCGCCCCGACGGTGACGCGGATGGCGGAACTGGGCGTGCTGGCGCAAGTCCTGCCCGAAGTAACGACTTCAGGGCTGGAGGCGCTGGCGGCATTGACCGCACACGAACGCAACCTCGGCGTCAAAGGCACGGCCTTGCGCCGTCTTGCGGCCCTGCTCCCGGCCGATCCTGCCATGGCTGAACAAGTCGCCCCGCGGCTGCGATTGTCCATCGCGCAGCGCAAGCGACTGGCGGCAGCGGCCGCGCGTGACGGGCATTGCAATAATCCGCGCGCGCTGGCCTATCGCATCGGCATTGCAGAAGCGCTTGACCGATTGTTGCTGGCAGGCGCTTCGATCAAGGCTTTGCAGGATTGGGATATCCCTGCCCTTCCGCTGAAGGGCGGCCAGATCGTCGCCCGTGGAATCAGCGCCGGGCCGGAAGTGGCGCGATTGTTGCGCGCGGTTGAAGCGCGCTGGATTTCGGAAGGCTTCCCCGATGAAGCGCGGGTGATGCAGATGCTGGACGAGGAATTGGGCTGA
- a CDS encoding J domain-containing protein produces MTRHGRSSDWGFPRWRGYGSARDAASVRLCDRAGCNEKGDCPAPKSPNTPDRWYFCQKHAAEYNQGWNYFEGLDKEEAEQREQAERGDTSGYRQAAWAEWGGSGDGSRSRDELRALEVLGLDPDADFDAVKKAWRTKAKEVHPDVRPGDKAAAEQFQKLQVSYEVLRAAEDRREWKG; encoded by the coding sequence ATGACACGGCATGGGCGATCTTCTGATTGGGGCTTCCCGCGATGGCGCGGGTATGGCAGCGCGCGCGATGCTGCGTCTGTGCGCCTGTGCGACCGTGCCGGGTGCAATGAAAAGGGTGATTGCCCCGCTCCCAAATCGCCCAACACCCCTGATCGCTGGTATTTCTGCCAGAAGCACGCCGCCGAATACAACCAGGGCTGGAATTATTTCGAAGGGCTGGACAAGGAAGAGGCCGAACAGCGCGAACAGGCCGAGCGTGGCGATACTTCGGGCTATCGCCAGGCGGCATGGGCCGAATGGGGCGGTTCGGGCGATGGTTCGCGCAGCCGCGATGAACTGCGCGCGCTGGAAGTGCTGGGGCTTGATCCCGACGCCGATTTCGATGCCGTGAAAAAAGCTTGGCGGACCAAGGCCAAGGAAGTCCACCCCGACGTCCGCCCCGGTGACAAGGCCGCCGCAGAACAGTTCCAGAAGTTGCAGGTTTCCTACGAAGTGCTGCGCGCGGCTGAAGACCGGCGCGAATGGAAGGGCTGA
- the tolQ gene encoding protein TolQ, with the protein MTFELLSQGVSFAPTSLNPVQLFLDADYVVQAVMAGLVLASVWTWTIIIGFSLKMGSAQRNCDKYEREFWEARDIDQFQKDNKGRDLPSARLVNAALAEWRRSTSGKAIDREGTRQRLSSALEGAVVAETDALASRLNFLATVGSVAPFVGLFGTVWGIMDSFFNIGAQQNSSLAVVAPGISEALFATAIGLFAAIPAVIAYNRFSHRVNRFETRLYRFADRFHASLSRELEA; encoded by the coding sequence ATGACGTTCGAGTTGTTAAGCCAAGGCGTTTCCTTCGCGCCCACTTCGCTCAATCCGGTGCAGTTGTTCCTCGATGCCGATTACGTCGTGCAGGCGGTAATGGCGGGGCTGGTGCTGGCGAGTGTGTGGACATGGACGATCATCATCGGCTTTTCGCTGAAAATGGGCAGCGCCCAGCGCAATTGCGACAAGTATGAACGCGAGTTCTGGGAAGCGCGCGATATCGACCAGTTCCAGAAGGACAACAAGGGGCGTGACCTGCCTTCGGCGCGGCTTGTCAACGCTGCCCTGGCCGAATGGCGGCGATCGACCTCAGGCAAGGCAATCGACCGCGAAGGCACACGGCAGCGCCTGTCGAGCGCGCTGGAAGGAGCGGTCGTTGCCGAAACCGATGCGCTGGCCAGCCGGTTGAACTTTCTTGCCACCGTCGGTTCGGTCGCGCCTTTCGTGGGCTTGTTCGGCACGGTCTGGGGGATCATGGACAGCTTCTTCAACATCGGCGCGCAGCAGAATTCCTCGCTCGCGGTGGTGGCTCCCGGCATTTCCGAAGCGCTGTTCGCCACGGCCATTGGCCTGTTCGCGGCCATCCCGGCGGTCATCGCCTACAACCGCTTTTCGCACCGCGTGAACCGCTTCGAAACGCGGCTTTACCGCTTTGCCGATCGCTTCCACGCCTCGCTCAGCCGCGAACTGGAGGCCTGA
- the tolB gene encoding Tol-Pal system beta propeller repeat protein TolB — protein MKMRHLLLLAGLISAPAFVAAQQTALPSSAAPQVAEDEGGLTGSVSDENEWQDLGIAIPAFPTNASVSTAAEGGNTEALGRNVARVVYNDLKNNGLFKPVGPDALPAIDFPQVSAPAFDGWRGRSAEMLVQGFVRANDDGRLTVGCYLYDVALGSELARQGYVVKPEDWRRAAHKCADMVYSRLSGESPFFDSKIAYIAETGPKDRRRKQLAIMDSDGANHRFITNGQATALTPRYSPDYSQIVYLSYLNGAPRIYIYNIGTGQQKLVTSSNNPTFSPRWSPDGKWILYSMAIAGNTDIYRVSVNGGQSIRLTDSPGLDVGGSYSPDGSRIVFESDRSGGQQIYVMNADGSNQKRISFFGGRAATPEWSPRGDQIAFTHLGGNFRIAVTTPSGGDMRFLTDSWQDEAPTWSPNGRIVQFFRTERGSGRTGVWQVDLTGRNERKLNTPVDGSDPSWGPVLP, from the coding sequence ATGAAGATGCGCCACCTTCTCCTGCTCGCAGGGTTGATATCAGCCCCCGCGTTCGTTGCTGCGCAACAGACTGCGCTGCCATCGTCGGCTGCCCCGCAGGTTGCCGAAGACGAAGGCGGGCTGACCGGCTCGGTTTCGGACGAGAACGAATGGCAGGACCTCGGCATCGCGATTCCGGCGTTCCCTACCAACGCCAGTGTCAGCACGGCTGCCGAAGGGGGCAATACCGAGGCGTTGGGCCGCAATGTTGCGCGCGTGGTCTATAATGATCTCAAGAACAACGGCTTGTTCAAGCCGGTCGGTCCCGATGCGCTGCCTGCGATCGATTTTCCGCAAGTCTCCGCTCCTGCTTTCGATGGCTGGCGCGGACGCTCGGCCGAAATGCTGGTGCAGGGTTTCGTTCGCGCCAACGATGACGGTCGGTTGACCGTTGGCTGCTACCTCTATGACGTGGCGCTCGGCAGCGAACTGGCGCGGCAGGGCTATGTCGTGAAGCCTGAGGATTGGCGCCGCGCCGCGCACAAATGCGCTGACATGGTCTATTCGCGCCTGTCCGGTGAAAGCCCGTTCTTCGACAGCAAGATCGCCTATATCGCCGAAACCGGCCCCAAGGACCGCCGCCGCAAGCAACTGGCGATCATGGATTCCGATGGCGCCAATCACCGCTTCATCACCAATGGTCAGGCCACGGCGCTGACGCCGCGCTATTCGCCCGACTACAGCCAGATCGTCTATCTCAGCTATCTCAACGGTGCACCCCGCATCTATATCTACAACATCGGCACCGGGCAGCAGAAGCTGGTCACGTCGAGCAACAACCCCACATTTTCGCCGCGCTGGTCGCCAGACGGGAAGTGGATTCTCTATTCGATGGCGATTGCCGGTAACACCGACATCTATCGCGTTTCGGTCAACGGCGGGCAGTCGATTCGCCTGACCGATTCGCCGGGGCTGGACGTGGGCGGATCCTATTCGCCCGATGGCAGCAGGATCGTATTCGAGAGCGATCGTTCGGGCGGACAGCAGATTTACGTGATGAACGCCGATGGATCGAACCAGAAGCGTATCAGCTTTTTTGGCGGTCGCGCAGCCACGCCGGAATGGTCGCCCCGTGGGGACCAGATCGCGTTCACGCATCTGGGCGGCAATTTCCGTATCGCTGTCACCACGCCGTCTGGCGGGGATATGCGTTTCCTGACAGACAGTTGGCAGGATGAAGCGCCAACATGGTCACCCAACGGCCGGATCGTTCAGTTCTTTCGCACCGAACGCGGCAGCGGAAGGACCGGTGTCTGGCAGGTGGACCTGACCGGGCGGAACGAACGGAAACTGAATACACCCGTCGATGGTTCCGATCCATCATGGGGACCGGTTTTGCCCTGA
- a CDS encoding biopolymer transporter ExbD — MSMGTGGGAGRGRRGRGGRAAMSEINVTPLVDVMLVLLIIFMVTAPMLAAGVPVDLPDSKADPLDQQQDQITVSIDAQGVVFLDDQQLAPGELADRLAGLDRGPKPPLVTLRADRVLDWGRVAAVMGELNAAGFKSISLVTNSSSAPQ, encoded by the coding sequence ATGTCCATGGGCACAGGCGGCGGCGCGGGCCGTGGGCGGCGAGGTCGGGGCGGTCGCGCGGCGATGAGCGAGATCAACGTGACGCCGCTGGTCGATGTCATGCTGGTGCTGCTGATCATCTTCATGGTCACCGCGCCGATGCTGGCGGCAGGTGTGCCGGTGGACCTGCCCGACAGCAAGGCCGATCCGCTGGACCAGCAGCAGGATCAGATCACCGTCAGCATCGATGCGCAAGGCGTGGTGTTCCTTGACGATCAGCAGCTTGCGCCGGGAGAATTGGCAGATCGCCTTGCGGGCCTTGATCGTGGTCCGAAGCCACCGCTGGTGACGCTCAGGGCTGACCGTGTGCTCGACTGGGGCCGGGTTGCCGCCGTGATGGGCGAATTGAACGCAGCGGGCTTCAAATCGATCTCGCTGGTCACCAACAGTTCATCCGCACCGCAATAG